In Vibrio neptunius, the following are encoded in one genomic region:
- the vpsL gene encoding exopolysaccharide biosynthesis glycosyltransferase VpsL yields the protein MSERGRIRITNYHGKIFYRLIDCLVILGALYIAIKANAHTVTLGYVSAGLMGVIIYSFIAESLDIYSHWRTAKLRSLALYTSFCWFSTVGGLTLLSYFSKTGPDFSRLIIGCWIVSTFAALLIWRAFAFMALYYLHQRGVHTKKAAIIGLTPQGLELSKNLNSHPELGIQLTGFYDDREPKRLSSDLPILGTIKDAIALAKNGEVQNIYIALPMQAQKRISDILEAFSDSTVNTYVVPDFFTFNLLHSRWYTIGDVNAFSIFDTPFNGLSTWLKRLEDLVLSSLILLLISPILLAVAIGVKISSPGPIVFKQLRYGLDGKPIKVWKFRSMKVMDNGEKVAQATKNDPRVTKFGAFIRRTSLDELPQFINVLQGRMSIVGPRPHAVAHNEEYRTIVNRYMLRHKVKPGITGWAQVNGWRGETNTIDKMEKRVQFDLDYIHRWSLWFDLKIVFLTVFKGFVGKNAY from the coding sequence ATGAGTGAACGAGGAAGGATACGTATTACCAATTATCACGGTAAAATCTTTTATCGTTTGATTGACTGTTTGGTAATATTGGGTGCGTTGTATATCGCGATAAAAGCCAACGCCCATACTGTTACCTTAGGTTACGTCTCTGCGGGATTGATGGGGGTCATCATCTACTCTTTCATCGCTGAAAGCTTAGATATATACAGCCACTGGCGTACCGCAAAACTTCGTTCACTTGCGCTTTACACTTCGTTCTGTTGGTTCTCGACCGTTGGCGGACTTACGTTACTCAGTTATTTTTCAAAAACGGGTCCAGACTTCTCCAGACTGATCATAGGGTGTTGGATCGTTTCCACTTTTGCCGCCTTACTTATATGGCGGGCTTTTGCGTTTATGGCCCTGTATTATCTTCATCAACGCGGTGTGCATACAAAGAAAGCAGCGATCATTGGCTTAACTCCTCAAGGTTTAGAATTATCAAAAAACTTGAATAGCCATCCAGAGTTGGGGATACAACTCACTGGTTTTTATGATGATAGAGAACCGAAAAGACTGTCCAGCGACCTACCTATATTGGGCACAATTAAAGATGCAATCGCGTTGGCCAAAAACGGTGAAGTGCAAAACATCTATATCGCGTTACCTATGCAGGCACAAAAGCGTATTTCAGATATCTTAGAAGCCTTTTCGGACAGCACTGTTAATACCTACGTTGTACCAGACTTTTTTACCTTTAACTTGCTTCATTCTCGCTGGTATACCATTGGTGATGTAAACGCTTTCAGCATATTCGACACGCCATTTAATGGTTTATCTACCTGGCTTAAGCGTTTAGAGGATCTTGTTCTAAGCAGCCTGATACTCCTCTTGATAAGCCCAATACTTCTTGCTGTTGCTATCGGAGTTAAAATCTCTTCTCCAGGACCGATTGTATTCAAACAGCTCAGATATGGCCTGGATGGCAAGCCAATCAAAGTGTGGAAGTTTCGCAGTATGAAGGTGATGGATAACGGTGAAAAAGTTGCTCAAGCCACAAAGAATGACCCTAGAGTGACCAAATTTGGTGCCTTTATACGTCGAACATCACTGGATGAATTGCCACAGTTTATTAACGTACTCCAAGGCCGAATGTCTATCGTTGGACCGCGTCCTCACGCAGTGGCGCACAACGAAGAATACCGAACAATTGTTAACCGTTACATGTTACGTCACAAGGTAAAACCTGGCATCACAGGCTGGGCTCAGGTTAATGGTTGGCGTGGTGAAACTAACACCATCGACAAGATGGAAAAGCGTGTCCAATTCGATCTCGACTATATCCACAGATGGTCACTATGGTTCGACCTTAAGATCGTTTTCCTCACTGTTTTCAAAGGTTTTGTTGGCAAAAATGCCTATTAA
- a CDS encoding outer membrane beta-barrel protein translates to MNRFNTFISSTSSVLTLVVAYSAHAAPTPVPIETESGIAIVPYLNLYSGHNNNVAKEEFNETSSWFAVYEPGVGFELENGKQKHNLGYRIQRGEFFSSQRDNYTDHFLDLTSYWEVNSRNALDLRYSVAKTHENRGDNDTTTNLDYNKYVSNSFNIGYRYGSTEAKGQIETNLGWGDLSYKNNRDVTRYQDWDEGRFSTAFFYKALPKTALLAQYAVNDRSYNEVALGSSERDSLHHFIYLGTSWDATGKLRGSVKLGYQNKDFDAPQRESFNSFSWDIDVAYMLRSYSAVEFKTSRKSTDPNGLGGAIDNSIYNANWSHNWSQIVSTHAELSYLSEDYTDSVRKDDTSKASVYLDYDFRRWLTFKGGVSYESRDSNLTNFSYNQSVYYFSVEGVM, encoded by the coding sequence ATGAATAGATTCAACACATTCATCTCATCCACTAGCTCAGTGCTGACGCTTGTGGTTGCTTATTCAGCCCATGCGGCCCCAACACCCGTGCCGATTGAAACCGAATCAGGCATCGCAATCGTACCTTATCTGAACCTCTACAGCGGCCATAACAACAACGTCGCTAAAGAAGAGTTCAATGAAACCAGCTCTTGGTTTGCAGTCTATGAACCTGGCGTGGGCTTTGAACTGGAAAATGGCAAGCAAAAACACAACTTAGGCTATCGCATTCAACGCGGTGAATTCTTCAGCTCTCAACGTGACAACTATACCGATCATTTTCTTGATCTTACGAGTTATTGGGAAGTCAATTCGAGAAATGCACTCGACCTACGCTATAGCGTAGCCAAAACGCACGAAAATCGTGGTGATAATGACACGACAACCAACCTCGACTACAACAAATATGTCTCAAACTCGTTCAATATTGGCTATCGCTATGGCAGCACTGAAGCAAAAGGCCAAATTGAGACCAATTTGGGCTGGGGTGATTTGTCGTACAAAAATAACCGAGACGTCACTCGCTATCAGGATTGGGATGAAGGTCGATTCAGCACCGCATTCTTCTACAAGGCGTTGCCAAAAACTGCTTTATTAGCTCAATACGCCGTCAATGACCGAAGCTACAACGAAGTCGCATTGGGCTCTAGCGAACGTGATAGCCTGCACCATTTCATTTATCTAGGTACATCATGGGATGCGACAGGTAAACTTCGTGGGAGCGTTAAACTGGGCTATCAGAACAAGGATTTTGACGCACCACAACGAGAGAGTTTTAACTCATTCTCTTGGGATATTGACGTTGCTTATATGTTGAGAAGCTATTCAGCTGTGGAGTTTAAAACCAGTCGTAAGTCGACAGACCCGAATGGCTTGGGCGGTGCGATCGACAACTCTATTTACAATGCAAATTGGTCACATAACTGGTCACAAATTGTCTCTACCCACGCAGAACTTTCCTATCTGTCTGAGGACTATACAGACAGCGTGCGAAAAGACGACACGTCGAAAGCCAGTGTTTACCTCGATTATGACTTTCGCCGCTGGCTGACATTCAAAGGCGGTGTGTCTTACGAATCACGTGACTCAAATCTAACCAACTTTAGCTATAACCAATCCGTGTATTATTTCTCGGTCGAAGGTGTGATGTAA
- the vpsN gene encoding exopolysaccharide export protein VpsN — MKCLFSILLLCLSFQVIANDDLYHLGVGDLIKVQVYDEPELSLETRVSDSGSMDYPFLGSIALKGRTLREVKESIHDGLLDGYLVNPNVYVSVVEYRPYFINGEVMTSGGYPFHPGLTVNQAITIAGGFTERASKTKIFVSSSDQPNAKPARVSLLHRIQPGDIITVEESFF, encoded by the coding sequence ATGAAGTGTCTATTTTCAATTCTTCTGCTGTGCCTTTCATTTCAAGTTATCGCTAATGATGATCTGTATCATCTTGGTGTTGGCGATCTGATCAAAGTTCAGGTTTATGATGAACCTGAACTGTCACTCGAAACTCGCGTTAGCGACAGCGGTTCAATGGATTATCCTTTCTTAGGCAGTATTGCACTCAAGGGCCGTACGCTTCGAGAGGTAAAGGAATCGATCCATGATGGTTTACTGGATGGCTATTTAGTCAATCCAAATGTTTACGTCAGTGTGGTTGAGTATCGTCCTTACTTTATCAATGGTGAAGTCATGACTTCAGGCGGCTATCCATTTCATCCCGGGCTAACGGTCAATCAAGCGATTACCATAGCTGGAGGTTTTACTGAGCGCGCTTCAAAAACCAAAATTTTTGTTTCGTCCAGCGATCAGCCTAACGCAAAACCGGCCCGTGTTTCCCTACTTCATCGAATCCAACCAGGTGACATCATCACTGTGGAAGAAAGCTTCTTTTAA
- the vpsO gene encoding exopolysaccharide regulatory tyrosine autokinase VpsO (Vps genes contribute to biofilm formation by directing biosynthesis of the exopolysaccharide VPS (Vibrio polysaccharide), a major constituent of the biofilm matrix. VpsO is the cognate protein-tyrosine phosphatase.) yields the protein MENTQNPPVSKEELIDIRQYFKVLLNYKWRIAIFALLVTAITVLVVLSLPSKYTARATLLIESQQANIISIEDFYGLDTKSQEYYLTQIEILKSDRVSEEVIRRLDLANHPEFDPRSKEKTEASLKDRLIEWFPVLQAFRKSLPEQDIGKSEYARNKLVLYKFKRGLAINPIRKTQLVQISYTSKDPELSAQIANEIGRVFMDSNIEAKIEVTQQASSWLNERIGDLREKLRQSEAQLQAFLQAEGLVDIQGVESLASQELAELTSQLNKARDRRVAAETLYQVARNYKSDSSQLSALASVPEISNHPTIRDVKVAEVQAERKVSELSKRYGPKHPKLKAAMAELESVKKNLSSELNQLLNGINNELKAAKQAEKTIRSELENRKVEFQDLTVKNAKYSELKREVQTNRELFDLFLSRQKETSASSDFNANIARFTDYASPPLAPSKPNRKMIVILAFLASLSFGCVMAFVADAVNDTFTDIKQVSKQLSLEILGIVPSLKTKRPLDGKAYFDERNRQLTEAIRTVRTGYLLANSNKSSSVLMVTSSQPDEGKTTSALNLALSLAQMEKTLLIDCDLRKPAVARRFGLPSAQPGVTNVLTKTHVIEDCIYRDEESELDVLAAGTYTNNPLELISSSGFTDFIEQLKTKYDRIIIDTPPCLAVSDAFMLSRYVDSAVIVINASHTRTKTVRDVVGKLAQQGTRIDGVILNKLNVKKASAYSGYKQYQSYYGVENV from the coding sequence ATGGAAAATACCCAGAATCCTCCGGTGAGCAAAGAAGAGCTCATTGATATCCGCCAATATTTCAAAGTGCTACTTAACTATAAGTGGCGTATTGCTATTTTCGCTTTATTGGTAACGGCCATCACAGTGCTGGTTGTCTTGTCTCTGCCGTCAAAATATACCGCCAGAGCGACTTTGTTGATTGAGTCCCAACAAGCCAATATTATCTCGATAGAAGACTTTTACGGCTTGGATACCAAAAGCCAAGAATATTATTTAACACAGATTGAGATTCTCAAATCTGATCGCGTCTCTGAAGAAGTCATCCGTCGTTTGGACCTCGCCAACCATCCAGAATTTGATCCTCGCTCTAAAGAGAAGACTGAAGCTTCTTTAAAAGACCGTTTAATTGAGTGGTTTCCTGTGTTGCAAGCATTTAGGAAGTCCCTTCCAGAACAAGATATTGGCAAGTCTGAATACGCGCGAAACAAGCTGGTTTTATACAAATTCAAACGTGGTTTGGCCATCAATCCAATTCGAAAAACTCAGCTAGTACAAATCTCTTATACCAGCAAAGACCCTGAGCTATCTGCGCAAATTGCCAATGAAATCGGACGCGTTTTCATGGACAGCAATATTGAAGCGAAAATTGAGGTCACTCAGCAGGCGTCAAGCTGGCTAAATGAGCGTATTGGCGATTTACGCGAAAAATTACGTCAATCCGAAGCACAACTGCAAGCTTTCTTACAAGCCGAAGGATTGGTTGATATTCAAGGCGTTGAAAGCCTTGCTTCTCAAGAGCTGGCAGAACTCACCTCTCAGCTTAACAAAGCCCGTGATAGACGTGTCGCCGCGGAAACCTTGTATCAGGTAGCCAGAAACTATAAATCTGACTCCAGTCAACTCTCTGCCCTCGCTTCCGTCCCGGAGATTTCCAATCACCCGACGATTCGTGATGTTAAAGTAGCGGAAGTTCAAGCAGAGCGGAAAGTCTCCGAGCTTTCGAAACGTTACGGCCCTAAGCACCCAAAACTCAAAGCGGCGATGGCTGAGTTAGAGTCTGTGAAGAAAAATCTCAGTTCGGAGTTAAACCAGCTTCTAAACGGCATCAACAATGAACTCAAAGCAGCAAAACAAGCCGAAAAGACGATCCGCAGCGAGCTCGAAAACCGCAAAGTTGAGTTTCAGGACCTGACGGTTAAAAACGCCAAGTATTCAGAGCTTAAACGGGAAGTACAAACCAACCGAGAGCTGTTTGATTTATTCTTAAGTCGTCAGAAAGAAACCAGTGCATCGAGTGATTTTAATGCCAATATTGCGCGCTTTACTGACTATGCTAGCCCTCCACTTGCGCCAAGTAAGCCAAATCGCAAGATGATTGTAATCCTGGCCTTTTTGGCATCGCTAAGTTTTGGTTGTGTGATGGCGTTTGTCGCTGATGCGGTGAACGATACGTTCACAGATATTAAGCAAGTCTCTAAACAGCTCTCTCTGGAGATCCTTGGTATTGTACCGTCACTAAAAACTAAGCGACCGTTAGATGGCAAAGCCTATTTCGATGAGCGCAATCGCCAGTTAACAGAAGCCATACGAACAGTCCGTACTGGGTACTTGCTAGCAAACTCGAATAAATCGAGCTCTGTCCTCATGGTGACTTCATCACAACCTGACGAAGGCAAAACAACATCGGCGCTCAACCTTGCTCTTTCTCTTGCCCAGATGGAAAAGACGTTGTTAATCGACTGCGATTTGAGGAAACCCGCTGTTGCTCGCCGCTTTGGTCTACCGTCAGCACAGCCTGGAGTCACAAATGTCCTAACCAAAACTCACGTCATAGAGGATTGCATATATCGGGATGAAGAATCAGAGCTGGATGTACTTGCTGCTGGCACATACACCAATAATCCTCTTGAACTGATTTCCTCTTCAGGGTTCACCGATTTTATTGAGCAGCTAAAAACGAAATACGATCGTATCATCATCGATACCCCTCCTTGTCTCGCGGTTAGCGACGCATTTATGCTGTCTCGCTATGTTGATTCTGCGGTTATCGTGATTAATGCGTCTCATACCCGAACCAAGACGGTACGCGATGTGGTAGGAAAGCTGGCCCAGCAAGGGACTAGAATCGACGGTGTCATTCTCAACAAACTTAACGTAAAGAAGGCATCAGCGTACAGCGGCTACAAACAATATCAGTCTTATTACGGGGTCGAGAACGTGTAA
- a CDS encoding VpsP family polysaccharide biosynthesis protein produces the protein MRKRAAASLFKLGLAFSAICVLYLSYHFGVASLYAKAVSNQIEQWNASNKKPSFSDIESAEKLISAGLTHHPSHPHYFDLQGKVYEWKAYISDSLDKEAYLKLAKSAYLNSAELRPNWPNTWVNLATLETQMQGESRELYLRKADQKGPFVPQVNLKIATLALSHWQQFTPQERKLAMPHIYRAIKHKDVRQSFRDYLTKSSKFRFACIIMKQMPDIDYASIGSCRYLKV, from the coding sequence ATGAGAAAGCGAGCAGCAGCTTCATTATTCAAACTAGGACTGGCATTTTCCGCCATCTGTGTTCTTTACCTATCGTATCACTTTGGCGTAGCGTCACTCTACGCCAAAGCGGTATCGAACCAGATTGAGCAATGGAATGCGTCCAACAAAAAGCCCTCATTCAGCGACATAGAAAGTGCTGAAAAACTTATCAGCGCAGGCCTCACACATCATCCATCGCATCCGCACTATTTCGACTTACAAGGAAAAGTGTACGAGTGGAAAGCTTACATTAGTGATAGCCTCGATAAAGAGGCTTACTTGAAGTTAGCGAAAAGCGCCTATCTTAACAGCGCAGAACTGAGGCCAAACTGGCCGAACACTTGGGTCAACTTGGCAACGCTAGAAACTCAAATGCAAGGTGAAAGCCGTGAACTCTACCTACGCAAAGCTGATCAAAAAGGCCCTTTCGTACCTCAGGTCAACTTGAAAATCGCGACTTTGGCCTTATCCCATTGGCAACAGTTTACGCCCCAAGAACGTAAGCTTGCGATGCCCCACATTTACAGAGCGATCAAGCATAAAGATGTCCGACAATCATTCCGTGACTACCTAACAAAAAGCAGTAAATTTCGTTTCGCTTGTATCATAATGAAGCAAATGCCCGATATCGATTACGCTTCTATCGGCTCATGTCGCTACCTCAAGGTATAA
- a CDS encoding O-antigen ligase family protein, translating into MTSLLERLIYPFFLLFVFWLPIPLGGNRPWAWSINEFLIAALLLLCVISYSSDHWLHYLKRTRWVIVPLALFTLWSFIQPLLPFGSFEDTGLAIVSSVKTLHYLQLCLVASVVITSMSRLKALTLVMVSSGVCQGFYAGVIQLLDLPLSPILDLPVGHRASGSFVYHNHLANFLLINLCIGFGLLISQLQDNQKQSIRLSAQRFFAVFLSDKAFIRLGLIIMVIALVLTRSRMGNVAFFIALTTGCLLLLLLFKNKPKSMYVLIASLFAIDTLIVSTWFGLDKVKQRLVETSLSNESRDDVIYAAFEAIQQQPWVGLGGGSFYSSFQAYNNGKIQLFYDHAHNDYIQFVFEYGLIGTSILAVAVVAALLKSMQAFRNRRSRQMKGAGLGAFMAILGMLIHMSVDFPLQAPATTIYFLLCLLIAHWAFAIPAVKRKRSDD; encoded by the coding sequence ATGACAAGTTTGCTTGAAAGACTGATTTACCCTTTTTTCCTTCTGTTTGTGTTTTGGCTCCCTATCCCTTTAGGCGGAAACCGTCCATGGGCCTGGTCGATCAATGAATTCCTTATCGCTGCGTTGTTGCTTCTCTGCGTGATTAGTTACTCCAGTGATCATTGGCTGCATTATTTAAAACGAACCCGATGGGTGATAGTGCCATTAGCTCTTTTTACTCTGTGGAGTTTTATCCAGCCTCTACTTCCTTTTGGCTCTTTTGAGGACACTGGACTGGCGATCGTCTCATCGGTTAAAACGCTACATTATTTACAGTTGTGTTTAGTTGCATCGGTTGTCATAACTAGTATGTCGCGACTCAAAGCCCTGACTCTCGTCATGGTGAGCAGTGGTGTATGTCAGGGTTTTTACGCGGGTGTTATTCAACTGCTCGATCTCCCTCTGTCTCCTATATTGGATTTACCCGTCGGTCACAGAGCTTCGGGGAGCTTTGTTTACCATAACCACTTGGCCAACTTCCTGCTGATCAACCTGTGCATTGGCTTTGGACTACTGATCTCACAATTGCAAGATAATCAGAAACAAAGTATTCGTCTTTCTGCGCAACGGTTTTTTGCCGTGTTCCTATCTGACAAAGCTTTCATTCGTTTGGGCTTGATCATTATGGTTATCGCTCTGGTTTTAACCCGCTCTCGGATGGGAAATGTGGCATTTTTTATCGCTCTGACTACGGGCTGCTTGCTTCTACTGCTGCTTTTTAAAAACAAACCCAAAAGCATGTATGTACTTATTGCCAGCCTGTTTGCGATTGATACTTTGATTGTCAGCACATGGTTTGGCTTAGACAAAGTGAAACAACGTTTAGTCGAGACTAGTCTGAGTAATGAATCAAGAGATGATGTGATATATGCAGCTTTTGAAGCCATCCAACAACAGCCCTGGGTTGGCTTAGGTGGTGGCAGTTTTTACTCGTCGTTTCAGGCCTACAATAACGGAAAAATTCAACTCTTTTACGATCACGCCCACAATGACTATATCCAGTTTGTCTTCGAGTATGGTCTGATTGGTACATCAATACTGGCAGTGGCTGTTGTCGCCGCTCTGCTTAAGTCAATGCAAGCTTTTCGAAATCGACGCAGCCGTCAGATGAAAGGAGCGGGGCTCGGGGCTTTTATGGCTATATTGGGGATGCTGATCCACATGAGCGTTGATTTCCCACTACAAGCACCAGCAACGACTATCTATTTCTTACTTTGTCTACTCATCGCTCACTGGGCTTTTGCTATCCCTGCCGTAAAACGTAAACGCTCAGATGACTAG
- a CDS encoding DsbA family protein, with the protein MIKKLTIALAMGVMALSPLAQAQNQDEKINEIVEMLKANPSIVDGLHESLGMYVKQQQQFDQLLSSSQAYINDPKHTSIGAENAELTLVNVTDYSCPYCKKLDLELQKLVKDYPKIKVVNLYVPLKEGSSSVNSAGYALNVWQNARDKYPQVHELLVAKPGTHDAISLAKIAKKTGTEQYLNNPEDIAKQLENNYALFNGFGLRGTPALIVGESVIPGYVPYDKLEEIVEKQL; encoded by the coding sequence GTGATTAAGAAATTAACAATAGCATTGGCGATGGGCGTTATGGCGTTATCGCCTCTGGCTCAAGCTCAAAATCAGGACGAGAAAATCAACGAAATTGTCGAGATGCTAAAAGCCAATCCAAGTATCGTCGATGGACTTCATGAAAGTTTGGGCATGTACGTTAAGCAACAGCAACAATTTGATCAGTTGCTATCGAGCAGCCAAGCGTATATCAACGACCCTAAGCACACCTCTATTGGGGCAGAAAATGCGGAATTAACCTTGGTTAACGTGACGGATTACAGCTGTCCTTATTGTAAGAAGCTAGATCTTGAATTGCAGAAGTTGGTAAAGGACTACCCGAAAATCAAAGTCGTTAACTTGTATGTTCCGCTGAAAGAAGGTTCTTCGAGTGTTAACTCGGCGGGTTATGCTTTGAATGTGTGGCAAAATGCACGTGACAAGTACCCTCAAGTTCACGAGTTGTTAGTGGCGAAACCAGGGACCCACGATGCGATTTCTCTGGCTAAAATTGCCAAGAAAACAGGTACAGAACAGTACCTGAACAACCCTGAAGACATTGCAAAGCAGTTGGAAAACAATTACGCGTTGTTCAATGGCTTCGGTTTGCGTGGAACGCCTGCTTTGATTGTTGGCGAGAGCGTGATCCCAGGTTATGTGCCTTACGATAAACTGGAAGAAATCGTCGAAAAACAATTGTAA
- a CDS encoding redoxin domain-containing protein yields MKRSLRYWLKEILILVILAIAISVAMDWFRSQSLPTESAPPITGVTLDGESVDVIAMSYEQPVMVYFWATWCPACKFVSPTVDWLSQYYPVIGVAGSSGTSARVRQFMQAQEYQFSNINDERGEIFHRWNISVTPTIFIIKDGKVESITTGIITPPGMLARLWLNQ; encoded by the coding sequence GTGAAACGTTCTCTGCGTTACTGGCTTAAAGAGATTTTGATTCTGGTGATATTGGCCATTGCGATTTCTGTGGCGATGGATTGGTTTCGTAGCCAGAGCTTACCGACTGAATCGGCGCCACCTATCACGGGTGTCACTCTTGATGGAGAGTCGGTGGATGTGATTGCCATGAGCTATGAGCAGCCAGTGATGGTCTATTTCTGGGCGACTTGGTGTCCTGCGTGTAAGTTTGTCAGCCCAACGGTTGACTGGTTGAGTCAGTACTATCCGGTCATCGGTGTCGCTGGCTCGTCAGGAACTTCCGCTCGAGTTCGCCAGTTTATGCAGGCTCAAGAGTATCAATTTAGCAATATTAATGATGAAAGAGGGGAGATATTCCATCGTTGGAATATCTCCGTAACCCCAACCATTTTCATAATCAAAGATGGCAAGGTGGAAAGCATTACAACAGGCATCATCACACCACCTGGTATGTTAGCCAGACTTTGGTTAAATCAGTAG
- a CDS encoding thioredoxin family protein — protein sequence MRSLLKGMAMSAISLWFALSTLLFTSQAFAEVDTGWMTKQEHPPLKTRFVLTGQADAASKTVEGYLEVELDGDWKTYWRSPGEGGIAPSIDWGESTNLENVEWHWPYPEQFSLLGIHTLGYKDKTVIPMTLAVKDFAQPVVLDAKLTMSSCTTICVLTDYPFSLAFTPSELMINQDALYTHAQAISQVPKSSPLLSNAKATWDANTNVLQVQLTKALGWQEPEFIVDGHSDDAKEYSYKLTGYSVDGDTVTATFDVSSWLGDISFIDQSIFVTVQDNNFLAEHDVTVSNGIVTKTDISLLQMIGFALFGGLILNVMPCVLPVLGMKLSSIVAVQGVERRQIRWQFLASSAGILTSFWLLAGFLLILKLTGNAVGWGIQFQSGWFIAIMVLVTSLFGANMLGLFEIRLSSKTNTWAASKGDNSYAGHFTQGMFATLLATPCSAPFLGTAVAFALAASSLELFTIFTALAVGMAFPWIGVALFPSIAKRLPKPGAWMNKLKLLFGVMMLATSIWLLTLLNNHIPPFWTLLIALVAFVALLIRVKKVYGDKAMAISGGGTVLLIAGGFALASMTTDHWATPLPDDLVWERLSNERIEQAVSQGQTVFVNVTADWCVTCKANKIGVILQDPVYSALKPPSVTLIEGDWTHPDGLVTDYLRANGRFGVPFNIVYGPSAPEGIPLPIILSSEAVMEAIVTAGGGNS from the coding sequence ATGAGAAGTTTATTAAAAGGCATGGCCATGAGTGCAATCTCTCTATGGTTTGCATTGAGTACCTTGCTATTTACAAGCCAAGCCTTTGCAGAAGTCGATACTGGCTGGATGACCAAACAGGAACATCCGCCGCTCAAAACTCGCTTTGTTCTAACGGGTCAGGCTGATGCAGCGAGTAAAACCGTTGAAGGTTATCTAGAAGTTGAACTGGATGGCGACTGGAAGACCTACTGGCGCAGCCCAGGAGAAGGTGGCATTGCCCCCTCTATTGATTGGGGAGAGTCGACCAATCTTGAAAACGTAGAGTGGCATTGGCCTTACCCGGAACAGTTCAGTTTGCTTGGCATTCATACACTGGGCTACAAAGATAAAACCGTGATTCCTATGACGTTGGCAGTCAAGGATTTTGCTCAACCAGTGGTATTGGATGCCAAGCTAACGATGTCGTCCTGTACCACGATTTGCGTGCTCACGGATTACCCATTTTCACTCGCTTTCACCCCTAGTGAGCTGATGATCAATCAAGACGCACTTTATACGCATGCTCAAGCCATCAGTCAGGTGCCTAAGTCTTCGCCTTTGCTGTCGAATGCAAAAGCAACTTGGGATGCGAATACCAATGTTCTTCAAGTTCAGTTGACCAAAGCGCTTGGTTGGCAGGAACCAGAATTTATTGTCGATGGGCATTCGGATGATGCAAAGGAATACAGCTACAAACTGACTGGCTATAGTGTCGATGGAGATACAGTTACGGCAACGTTTGATGTGTCGAGTTGGTTAGGCGACATCAGCTTCATTGATCAGAGTATTTTCGTCACGGTTCAAGACAACAACTTTCTGGCTGAACACGATGTTACGGTCTCAAATGGGATAGTGACCAAGACCGATATATCTTTATTGCAGATGATTGGCTTTGCTCTGTTTGGCGGTTTGATTCTCAACGTCATGCCGTGTGTTCTACCTGTCTTGGGGATGAAGCTCAGCAGTATTGTGGCAGTTCAAGGTGTTGAACGACGCCAAATTCGCTGGCAATTTCTCGCGTCTTCGGCCGGTATTCTGACTTCATTCTGGTTGCTGGCTGGTTTCCTGCTGATACTTAAGCTGACCGGAAATGCAGTGGGTTGGGGGATTCAGTTCCAAAGCGGTTGGTTTATTGCCATTATGGTGCTGGTCACCAGTCTGTTCGGTGCCAATATGTTGGGACTGTTCGAGATCCGCCTGTCTTCAAAAACCAATACTTGGGCTGCATCAAAAGGCGACAATTCCTATGCCGGACACTTTACCCAAGGTATGTTTGCTACCTTGCTTGCCACTCCGTGTTCTGCCCCGTTCTTAGGAACGGCAGTCGCTTTTGCATTGGCCGCTAGCTCACTGGAGCTATTTACGATCTTTACTGCCTTAGCTGTAGGGATGGCGTTTCCTTGGATTGGTGTGGCACTTTTCCCAAGTATTGCAAAACGGCTGCCGAAACCAGGCGCATGGATGAATAAGCTCAAACTCTTATTTGGCGTCATGATGCTGGCGACTAGTATTTGGCTACTCACATTACTCAATAACCACATTCCTCCCTTCTGGACGCTGCTTATTGCCTTAGTGGCATTTGTTGCCCTACTGATCCGTGTGAAAAAGGTGTATGGCGATAAAGCCATGGCGATTTCAGGTGGTGGAACTGTGCTCTTGATAGCGGGCGGTTTTGCTTTAGCGAGTATGACGACAGATCACTGGGCCACCCCCTTGCCAGATGATTTGGTTTGGGAGCGCTTATCTAATGAGCGCATTGAGCAAGCTGTGAGTCAAGGCCAAACGGTGTTTGTTAACGTGACGGCAGATTGGTGTGTCACTTGTAAAGCGAACAAAATTGGCGTCATTCTTCAGGATCCTGTCTATTCGGCACTGAAGCCCCCATCGGTCACTCTGATTGAAGGGGATTGGACGCATCCAGATGGCTTAGTCACGGATTACCTGCGCGCTAATGGCCGATTTGGTGTGCCGTTTAATATTGTCTATGGGCCAAGTGCTCCTGAAGGCATTCCATTGCCTATTATCTTATCAAGTGAGGCTGTAATGGAAGCTATTGTAACCGCTGGGGGAGGGAACAGTTAG